A segment of the Trifolium pratense cultivar HEN17-A07 linkage group LG7, ARS_RC_1.1, whole genome shotgun sequence genome:
ATTAATTTTATAGAAAATATGAAATAGGAGTTATTCAAATATATGactaaaattaacaaattataactttaaattttaaaaaaaatactaaacacAATGAATTATGCTAACAATGGATCCTTTTCCTGGTTCCTGAGTTCTACTCTTCCCCCTCTGGATTTGTCAGTGGACACCAGACCAcaatcatctataaaaaaatttgtaaacacAATGAATTTCATTTTGTGTTATAAATATAACTCTGGTTCAAACTCCAAACACTTTAGAGTCTTTATACTCCACAATTGTTGTAAGgtgttaaaaaatattgtattttttttcttgacaaaaaatattgaattttttttttagcaataaaaatattgaattgaaaTGCCTCAAAAAAGAAccgaataaaatattaaaataaataaaatatgggtAAATTATTAATATAGCTAAAATGCATACCGCAAATAATGgaaaacattaattatttaaaaaatatcattatgaatataatttaaaaGCTACTATTTAATTGAATGAGAAAAATACATAATTATGGAAAAATTacttaaattaaataagaaaattaaatatatatttttaattcaaaaatatatttggacatttgtaaatttttttattaatctatGGCAATATACGAggacaaaaatatagaaaatacatctatctaattttttttgttgagtaaATAAATCAACTTATATATCTCTGTTCACGCGTTTTTGTGTTCACATTATTAAACTAAACATATGTATACGCGTCTTTTATacttatattaaattaaatatataatgtttttttaaaactatgttTTTGGTGTGAAATATCTATCGCTCTTGTCGATAACCATTCTTTAGAACCTTATTTACGACCTCTATTGATCAAATCGTATATTTTTTCCATCCATAAAGTTTAAAATCTAGACAATGCCTAAGAAATTAAAGTTCAATTCTATTCAGATTAATGAAATGATGGtaaataattaagtatatataaataaatgtatgtatgtataGAGTATAGtgaagaaagaagatgaaaaacgCGTATATATTGGGCGTAGCACAAAGCATGCAACGCGGAGCGAAATGATTGCTCAAACCTCTAATTCCACAAATCACCCTTTCACCTTTTTTTCTTCCCTCTCTTACCTTATCATTTCTTCAAACACCAAAATTACCCTTCTAATCCAACACATACTTTCTCTAATTTTCTCTACAATATCTTGCACTTccttaattctttttctttcttccccTTAAAATCCACATTGTCATTGtctcaacaaaaacaaaaggagaaaACAAGAATCTGTTTATTCTCTTTTACATATATCTCTCTGTCTCTCTCTAACTTTATCTCTGTTGCTTCCCTGTctcgtttttatttttctatctcTCCTCTTTTTCGATATTTCTTTGTCTCTTCTTCATTTTTCTATCTCTCCTCTCTCTTTCTTAACATATCTTTTTGAGAGGAGAGAAAAACTATTAATTATAAATCGTCTTTCCCATTTTCGAACAACATTAATCATTTTCATATAACAATCACACCCTTCAATTCAAAAACCCCACTCCAACTTTTACGGCGAATCAAGATTTCACTCGATCAACAAAATAACGAGCGAGAATTCGAGTTGAATCTTAATTTTAggaatatatttaattattaccGGCGCGCAgaggtaattaattaattatggcTAGAATAATAATCTCCAACAACAATACTAATAACAATGTTGAGGTGGACATTGAGTCATCAAAAGATGATGTTGATGCAAAAACTGGCATGAAGAAGGGACCATGGACCCCACAAGAAGATATGATTTTGATAGAGTACGTGAATAAGCATGGTGAAGGGAATTGGAATTCTGTTCAGAAAAATTCAGGATTGTTAAGGTGTGGAAAAAGCTGCAGACTTAGATGGGCCAATCATTTAAGGCCCAATCTTAAGAAAGGTTCATTTtctgaagatgaagaaaaaatcaTCATTGAACTTCATGCTAAGCTTGGAAACAAATGGGCTAGAATGGCTGCTCAGGTATTATAATTTACtataaattatattaagttttttttttttttttttttgcataatttttatttttatttttatttttttgcataaaatCTCAGTTCATGTTATGTCATGTCAtagttttaagtgcaattataGTATTTTGGTTTTCAAAGTGAACTTTGATTGATTTATTCTAATTATTGTAATTGTATAATTGTTTATGCTTCAAGAATTTCTTTACTTTCACATTTGGATCTGAAATCAGATCTATTATACTAGGGTTGATTAGCTGCAGGACCTAGGGCATAAAATAAGGGGAAAGGAAGAAAAATCCATTTGTCTATGTTACTCCAATTTTATTCAATcttataaaacttaaaatatttttttaaaaaatggttaTAAAATTAGGGAGAGAATTAAAGTTGTGTTTGCAATTTCATCTTTTGAACATCAATTGTGTTTCTTTTTGCTTttacatatttaattaataaatttgtactcaatgaatttatgataatcTCATCAAGAATATGTCCTCCCTCATTTTTATGAAACTTAAATTgccatttttgttcttttcttacAAATATGATGTACTTTTGATCTATGCACCATTTTCTTAAACTTTTCATTTAAGGCTTAAATACTCATCTTTATGCTTTTTGTGTACTTTGCTTGATATACAACTTGTTTTCTCATTAGAATTATTGAAAAAGTAGATTTAGAGTTCGATTACCCGGCTAgcaaattaacaattaatacttgtttataaaaaagttatttttctcGTCACCTTGAAAATGTTTTGTTGTTAAAGTTTTTATTTAaggcttttatttattttttttttgaaccaagtTTTTATTTAAGGCTTAAATCCTCATCTTTATGCCTTATGTGTACTTTGCTTGATACAACTTATTTCTCTCATTAGAAGTATTAAGAGAAGATTTAGGGTTCGATTCAGCGGCTAACAAATTTACAATTAATATTtgtctataaaaaatttatttttcttgtcatcctgaatatattttgttgtttttctagTTGCCAGGAAGAACggataatgaaataaaaaacttttGGAACACCAGAATGAAAAGGCGTCAGAGAGCAGGATTACCTCTTTACCCTCCTGAAGTCCAAGCAGAAGCTATTGCATACAATAATCATCTAATGAAAGAATATCACCATACTTTAGATGAACctttatcttcttcatcaccatCATTTTCTTTACTCTTATCTTCATGTTACCCTAAGAATATTGATAATGATCAAAACAATCATGATTATAATCCTATGCAAAACAACTCTGATTCTTCTAATCATTACACCAATCCATCTCCACAATTCAACTTTTCCAATGATCATGAAAATTTAGAGATCAATGAAACTCATGCATTGCCAAATTCACCTTCACTTTCTCCTTatccatcttcatcatcaaatcTTATCAACCATAGTTTTGGTAATCCAAATGATTCACATGATTACCAATATTCTGAAAATTTGAGCTATGATCAACATGGATTCAATGCAAGGTCTTTGTATGATTCTGAAACTCCTGTTTCATCTTATGCTAGTGGTGTTGATGGTTTGATGGGAAATTCAAACATGGTTAATGATTGCTATGAAGATCATGCACCACTATCTCCTAAAGGAAACAATAGTGGACTTTTGGATGATCTTGTGATGGAAGGTAGAAATATTTCATGCAATGATAAGGCTAGGAGTGAGGATTCAACATTTAGGGGGAATGAATCTTATAAGAGGAAAAGAATGGAGGGTGAGGAATATGATGAAGAAAGAGACATCATTCCTTTGATGAAGAAGAGGATTGTTGATGAGACTCAGAAGAAAGATTTTAGCTCTTCTCAATTGCCAACAGGTGAAAACCATTCACTCTTCTTGtaattgatttatttgattcCTATTTGATAATTATATGCATGATGATT
Coding sequences within it:
- the LOC123896543 gene encoding transcription factor MYB101-like — its product is MARIIISNNNTNNNVEVDIESSKDDVDAKTGMKKGPWTPQEDMILIEYVNKHGEGNWNSVQKNSGLLRCGKSCRLRWANHLRPNLKKGSFSEDEEKIIIELHAKLGNKWARMAAQLPGRTDNEIKNFWNTRMKRRQRAGLPLYPPEVQAEAIAYNNHLMKEYHHTLDEPLSSSSPSFSLLLSSCYPKNIDNDQNNHDYNPMQNNSDSSNHYTNPSPQFNFSNDHENLEINETHALPNSPSLSPYPSSSSNLINHSFGNPNDSHDYQYSENLSYDQHGFNARSLYDSETPVSSYASGVDGLMGNSNMVNDCYEDHAPLSPKGNNSGLLDDLVMEGRNISCNDKARSEDSTFRGNESYKRKRMEGEEYDEERDIIPLMKKRIVDETQKKDFSSSQLPTGKKPIEEDPLAGMNSVYDDDLDCLLNNFPSEIPMPEWYCRGKSQSLGLETQTDHASSSSVPNNQEFAWTLGSTWSNMPGIC